The following proteins come from a genomic window of Candidatus Bipolaricaulis sibiricus:
- a CDS encoding Ribonuclease Y, with the protein MSWIAWIAMVGWAVPAWAQAQAGPSPVPPPVSVPWPLIVGVVGALVAGIFLGLFLNRLRQRQVSRRAEVILSEARGEAERMHRERLLLTQHEVEELREREEERLRKKEAELAQLEERLRQREERLGKKAQHLEAIEASIRQDEAEVVHLLETGRELLAEEQALLERLTGLTEEEAKEYLLKLVEAESERYFARKISEVERRTTQEAERRARRILANAVQRYALDYAEEATVTTVPLPNDEYKGRIIGRDGRNIRAFEALTGIEVLVDDTPEAVVLSSFHPVRREVARVALEKLLEDGRIHPARIEETVRKAKDRVEEAILEAGEKAAFEVGIELPSDLIQLLGRLHFRTSYGQNQLQHALEVSFIARLLAEEIGIDPKPAKRAGLLHDIGKAVDHDVEGPHALIGADLARRAGEPWPIVNAIAAHHGQADPATVTAVLVQAADTLSAARPGARQETYERYCQRLEELEKIATAYPLVKEAYAIQAGREVRVIVRPEKTTDDMAAKLAYDIARRIEEQVQYPGEIKVTVVRQAQFVDTAR; encoded by the coding sequence ATGTCCTGGATCGCATGGATAGCGATGGTGGGTTGGGCAGTCCCGGCGTGGGCCCAGGCCCAAGCAGGGCCTTCGCCTGTTCCCCCCCCCGTGTCTGTTCCGTGGCCGCTCATCGTCGGGGTCGTGGGGGCGCTCGTCGCCGGAATCTTCCTGGGTCTGTTCCTGAACCGCCTCCGTCAACGGCAGGTCAGCCGGCGGGCCGAGGTGATCCTCAGCGAAGCCCGCGGCGAGGCGGAGCGCATGCACCGCGAACGCCTCCTGCTCACCCAGCACGAAGTCGAGGAGCTACGGGAGAGGGAAGAGGAGCGGCTGCGAAAGAAGGAAGCCGAGCTCGCCCAGCTCGAGGAACGGCTTCGCCAGCGCGAGGAGCGCCTGGGAAAGAAGGCCCAGCATCTGGAGGCAATCGAGGCCTCGATCCGCCAGGACGAAGCTGAGGTTGTCCACCTCCTCGAGACGGGCCGCGAGCTTCTCGCCGAGGAGCAGGCTCTCCTCGAGCGGCTCACCGGCCTCACCGAGGAGGAAGCCAAGGAGTACCTCTTGAAGCTGGTAGAGGCTGAGTCGGAACGCTACTTCGCGCGCAAGATCAGCGAGGTGGAGCGACGCACAACCCAGGAGGCAGAGCGGCGCGCTCGCCGAATCCTCGCGAACGCGGTCCAACGATACGCGCTTGACTACGCGGAGGAGGCAACCGTCACCACCGTTCCCCTCCCCAACGATGAGTACAAAGGCCGGATCATCGGCCGCGACGGCCGCAACATCCGAGCGTTCGAGGCGCTCACGGGAATCGAGGTCCTCGTCGACGACACCCCGGAGGCCGTAGTCCTGTCCTCGTTCCACCCCGTGCGACGCGAGGTGGCACGGGTGGCGCTAGAGAAGCTTCTCGAGGATGGACGAATCCACCCCGCGCGGATCGAGGAGACGGTACGCAAGGCGAAGGACCGGGTTGAGGAAGCGATCCTCGAGGCAGGGGAGAAAGCCGCGTTCGAAGTCGGCATCGAGCTCCCAAGCGACCTCATCCAACTTCTGGGTCGTCTTCACTTCCGCACCAGCTACGGTCAGAATCAGCTCCAGCACGCCCTGGAGGTGAGCTTCATCGCTCGCTTGCTGGCCGAGGAGATCGGGATCGATCCCAAGCCCGCCAAGCGGGCGGGACTCCTGCACGACATCGGCAAGGCGGTGGATCACGACGTAGAGGGGCCGCATGCCCTCATCGGGGCGGATCTGGCCCGCCGGGCAGGGGAACCTTGGCCGATCGTGAACGCAATCGCTGCCCACCACGGACAAGCTGATCCGGCGACGGTGACCGCGGTCCTCGTGCAGGCTGCAGACACCCTGTCCGCAGCTCGGCCAGGAGCCCGACAAGAGACGTACGAGCGGTACTGCCAACGCCTTGAGGAGTTGGAGAAGATCGCGACCGCGTACCCACTGGTCAAGGAGGCCTACGCGATCCAAGCTGGCCGCGAGGTTCGGGTCATTGTGCGGCCCGAGAAGACGACGGATGACATGGCAGCGAAGCTTGCGTATGATATTGCCCGTCGGATCGAAGAGCAGGTCCAGTATCCCGGAGAGATCAAGGTGACTGTCGTCCGTCAAGCCCAATTCGTCGACACCGCGCGGTGA
- a CDS encoding Transcription termination protein NusA, with translation MNIDFLEAIEEMARARGIDREVAFSAMEKAIAAAYQTKFGGEEPPAVSIDRRSGDVSVNGKRFDLVKELGRIESRRAEDFFRREILRHRREGLYEMYASRIGEILNGFVHRFEGRDVWINLGEVEALLPSEERLPTERYVPGRRLRTYLYQVERTQGDPRIYVSRAHPDFVARLLALEVPELEQGMLEVVKVARVAGVKSKVLVRGVDPRIDPVGSCIGPGGSRIRAVSRELSGEKVDIVRWNEDVRQVIRGALAPASTLELELDEPARTATVTVPGSDISLAIGRDGHNVELAAKLTGYAITIRTPSGERAQAR, from the coding sequence ATGAACATCGACTTTCTCGAGGCCATCGAGGAGATGGCCCGCGCCCGGGGCATCGACCGCGAAGTGGCGTTCAGCGCCATGGAGAAGGCCATCGCCGCGGCCTACCAGACGAAGTTCGGGGGCGAGGAACCCCCCGCAGTGAGCATCGACCGCCGGTCCGGGGACGTGTCGGTCAACGGAAAGCGGTTCGATCTCGTCAAGGAGTTGGGCCGCATCGAATCCCGCCGGGCCGAGGATTTCTTCCGCCGTGAGATCCTCCGCCACCGCCGCGAAGGCCTCTATGAAATGTACGCCTCCCGCATCGGGGAGATCCTGAACGGCTTCGTGCATCGCTTCGAAGGCCGCGACGTGTGGATCAACCTGGGGGAGGTGGAGGCCCTCCTCCCAAGCGAGGAGCGCCTGCCCACCGAACGCTATGTGCCAGGCCGTCGCCTGCGCACCTACCTCTACCAGGTGGAACGGACCCAAGGGGATCCTCGGATCTACGTTTCGCGTGCCCATCCCGACTTCGTGGCACGACTTCTCGCCCTGGAGGTCCCGGAGCTGGAGCAGGGGATGCTCGAGGTGGTGAAGGTGGCGCGCGTGGCTGGGGTGAAGTCGAAGGTGCTCGTGCGGGGTGTGGACCCGCGTATTGACCCCGTGGGAAGTTGCATCGGACCTGGCGGCAGCCGCATTCGGGCCGTCAGCCGAGAGCTGTCGGGGGAGAAGGTGGACATCGTGCGCTGGAACGAGGATGTGCGCCAGGTCATCCGAGGTGCCCTCGCTCCCGCCAGCACGCTGGAGCTCGAGCTCGACGAGCCGGCCCGAACGGCCACGGTCACCGTGCCGGGCAGCGACATCTCGCTCGCCATCGGCCGCGATGGCCACAATGTGGAGCTGGCGGCCAAGCTCACGGGCTATGCGATCACAATCCGCACACCGTCCGGGGAAAGAGCCCAAGCGCGCTGA
- a CDS encoding Ribosomal large subunit pseudouridine synthase D → MTGTTSGTRRDRIIVTEGEDGERLDRLLARRLGVSRSQAQSLLVDGAVRVEGGAPVQSRRMRTGESIEVAWSGPGISPTPCTLPILYEDDDLVVVNKPRGLAVHPAGQRPVATVVSALLSRGPLAPGAPGRPGVVHRLDAATTGTLVVAKTPAALRGMMDQFRDRAVKKEYLAVVHGAIDADEGTIDGRLERDAARPWRMRVGGTKDARTEFSVVCRRAGQTLLSVRPHTGRTHQIRVHLAAIGHPVVGDRLYGGGQEPLLLHAWRIGFCHPTTGVWVDCEAPPPPEFARWLDARGSTLRQ, encoded by the coding sequence ATGACGGGCACAACGAGCGGAACGCGTAGAGATCGCATCATCGTGACGGAAGGCGAGGATGGGGAGCGGCTCGATCGACTTCTGGCGCGGCGGTTGGGCGTCTCCCGTTCGCAGGCCCAATCGCTTCTCGTTGACGGCGCGGTCCGCGTCGAGGGGGGGGCACCTGTTCAGTCCCGACGCATGCGGACCGGGGAGTCGATCGAAGTGGCGTGGAGCGGACCCGGGATCAGCCCGACTCCGTGCACGCTGCCGATCCTCTACGAGGACGACGATCTGGTGGTGGTGAACAAGCCCCGTGGTCTTGCCGTTCACCCGGCGGGGCAGAGGCCGGTGGCGACTGTGGTGTCTGCGCTTCTCTCCCGGGGCCCGCTCGCCCCGGGTGCTCCCGGACGGCCTGGCGTCGTTCACCGCTTGGATGCCGCGACGACGGGCACCCTTGTGGTGGCGAAGACGCCGGCGGCACTGCGCGGAATGATGGATCAGTTTCGTGATCGTGCGGTGAAGAAGGAGTACCTGGCGGTGGTTCATGGCGCGATCGACGCCGACGAAGGGACGATTGACGGTCGGTTGGAGCGTGATGCAGCACGGCCCTGGAGAATGCGGGTGGGAGGAACGAAGGACGCCCGCACGGAGTTCTCTGTGGTCTGCCGCCGGGCGGGGCAGACCTTGCTCTCAGTTCGGCCCCACACCGGACGAACCCATCAGATCCGCGTGCACCTGGCAGCGATCGGTCACCCCGTGGTAGGGGATCGCCTGTACGGAGGCGGTCAGGAACCGCTTCTTCTCCATGCCTGGCGGATCGGATTCTGCCACCCGACTACGGGAGTCTGGGTGGACTGTGAGGCGCCACCGCCGCCCGAGTTCGCGCGGTGGCTCGACGCACGAGGTAGTACGTTGCGGCAATGA
- a CDS encoding Bacterial ribosome SSU maturation protein RimP, which translates to MEGVQEKLDALVRQGAAQAGVEVYHWQLQRLGRRSQLKVQVDRPGGVTVDDCARASRAIEILLDEADPLPGSYLLEVSSPGLERPLWRPEHYARAVGKLVEMKLRPDGILRGRLARVEADAVAVTHAGTELEVPFARVVQAHLIYEQEQDNR; encoded by the coding sequence ATGGAGGGGGTTCAGGAAAAGCTCGATGCACTCGTGCGCCAAGGTGCAGCCCAGGCCGGAGTGGAGGTCTACCACTGGCAGCTCCAGCGCCTGGGGAGGCGCAGCCAGCTGAAGGTGCAGGTGGATCGTCCCGGCGGGGTGACCGTGGACGACTGCGCGCGGGCCAGTAGGGCCATCGAGATCCTTCTCGATGAGGCTGACCCGTTGCCGGGTTCCTACCTCCTCGAGGTCTCGTCCCCGGGGCTGGAGCGTCCCCTGTGGCGCCCTGAGCACTACGCCCGAGCCGTGGGGAAGCTGGTCGAGATGAAGCTCAGACCGGACGGCATACTGCGGGGCCGACTGGCACGCGTCGAGGCCGACGCAGTCGCGGTCACCCACGCCGGGACCGAGTTGGAGGTCCCGTTTGCGCGAGTCGTGCAAGCCCATCTCATCTACGAACAGGAACAGGATAACCGATGA